The genomic stretch ATCAGCTCCACTGGATCCCGATGACGATGCCGAGCTcgatgccgccggtggcggcagccgccgccgtacCTCTCGATGGCTTGGATCAGGTACAGGCCCTCCGCGGTCGGGAAGTCGCCGGTCGTAATCAAACGGTGGAGTACCAACAACCCACGAGGGAGGCAATGTTCCTGTCGATAGCGAAGCCTTTGTGGTGACTTCTTCAATATCAAGAACCGTTCTATTAATTTTTTAGATTCAGTTTTTCAAAGGTGCTCATAAAAATAGAGTGTGTATGCATATATTCATAGAGGTTGGTATATGTATAATTTTGTGAGCATATGTAAGTATCTGCAGTGTGTTTCGCCAAAAAAAGATGATAACGGTTCATTTTCGTTGGTTTACACGCACTTCAAAGGTTCGTGCGCGTTTAGTCTGGCACGCAAGAAACGACCGATAGCACGGACTTCACGAGTCACTGTAAATGGAAACGCCAATCCAAGTGGGTTTCTGCCAAAATGTTCCACGGAGCCGAGTAAAACGCCAGTTTTGGGCTTCAACCCCACGAACCAAACGGGACATAGATAAGCTATTTTTCCTTTTCAGTAAGACTTAACCGAGAATAGACTAAACACATTTGTTAATGCAACTAGTTGTCAGTAACATGCTAGCTAACAGCGAGGACCATATGCATGGATCAATGGCTGCCAGATTCAGTCCAGCGCTTCTTGTCTCTACTTATGGTCAACCCTTAATCAGCCACTAGGCAGGCAAGCTGCACGATTAGCTCGACAAGCTGAAACTAGCAACCGGCCCAATGACGAACCTTGCGTGCATTCAGATCCACAGTTAATATAGTCTATGCTAATCCAGCTCAGCTTACAACTTGCCTAGCTTCTGcccaaaaaaaaaatagacaaCTTCCCTTAGCTACTTGGTTTTTCCTGAAACTGCTGGCGACAGGCAACCTCACCATGTGACTCTTACCCACTCCCAACAAGTAAGTACTCcatccgtccataaatagatgccaaagatttgTCCAAATTCGGATGTATTCATACACTAAATCATGGCTAGATAAATTCAAATTTAGAAAtttttttggcatctatttatggacagaggtagtaataAACACCGTGTTACGACCTGCAAATGTTCTAGTCAACATGGATAACACGAGTGATATGTATATTACTCCTAGCTTCCTAGGGACTACACCCAAAATAAAGAAGAATGATCAAGTCCCAGCATCATTCTTTACAGTAGCATATGATTGAAGATATCACTCCatctttacccgcaaaaaaaaaaagatatcacTCCATCTACCACATAATCAAAAGTTCAAAACTGAAGGCACTTTTTATTCAGATGGATACAAATAAAGGAATTCCGGCGACATTTAATTACACCTCGCTCAATCAAAGTGAATATGTAGACAATAGATACTGTGAAAGTATAAAGAGATGTATGCGAACATAGATTATTAAGCCCGTGGCCCGACTTTCTTCACCGTGTAATTCTTCGCGAACGCCGTGTACACGACAAAGTTCACCGCGCCGATTCCCGCCCACAGCCAGAAGTAGTAGTCGAGATGACCGTCGTTCAGATTGGCAGGAAGCCAGCCCTGCCCGCCCTTGCTCTTCGATAGAACAGCGATGGCCGAGATGATCATCGAGTTCAGGTAGTAACCAAGCGACATTGCGAGGAACGAGAATGCTGAGCACAAGCTCCTCATCGACGTGGGGGCCTCCGAATAGAAGAACTCGAGCTGAGCTATGCCGCAAAACACATCGGAGCAGGCAATGAGCATAAACTGAGGGACTTGCCATGCTATGCTTAGATTGTGGCCATCCCTGACGCTGTGCAGTCTCCACATTTCAACCAGTGCAGCCGCAGCCAATGCTGGAACAGCTAGAAACCGGCCGACGCCCATCCGCTGCAGCTGCGTAAGCCCTGCAACATTTCCAGTGTACCGTCTAGCTATTGGGATCACAATACTGTCCTGGAACACAACCCAGATCAGCATGAAGATCACTGAAGCAGAGTTCATGGACGCAGCAGGGACAGAGAATGATCCAATCTTGGTGTCCATTGCCATCCCTTGTTGGATAAAAGTGGTAGCTGTTTGGCACATCGAAGCTGCATAGAACACACTGGTGAGCCATATTGGAAGCATCCGAACAAGAATCTTCACTTCCTCCACCTGAGTAACAGTACATAGTAGCCATGGGCGCCCCAAATTACTATCCTTTATCTCTTGCTCCCCTACAACTACAGCAGCCTTGTCTAAGCACCTGAATAAGTTCAAATATCAAAAGTGTCAGATACATATTCAACAAAAAGATTTTAAAAAAGATTCAAATTGCAATCTTTACTATTATTCTGTGATTATAAGTAAAGCATACAAAAATTGAAGTTGTGGTTTTATACTGGACTACTCCTGCAAAAATTCAAACCTTTGATCTTTACATAAAAAGTGTTACAAATAAAATGGCATCCACAATCTTGCAAGAGACATTCTAACGCTATCTGCTAGAAAAGATGTGGCAAGTTAGGGCGCCTAGATCACCCTAGTTTCATTGCGAATTGTTCTGACTAAATTGACAAGTTTTTATGATTAGAGGTCATGGTTGACAAATACTACAATATAAGCATTAACTGAGCGTTATTTCTCCTTGGTAAGATTCACACGGACAAATCAAGACCACTTGTCAACACTGGCATGTTCACTTGAAATGTAACATTTTGATACAAAAATCACAAGTTCTAATAACTATAAAATACCATAATTTAtaagaaaataaaattaaaatactGCTAATTTCATAGATATTGTTTgacttttttttgttgcaaaaagTGTGTTAAAAATTAATAATCCGtctggttcaaaataattgcccaaaaaatagatgtatctagacatgttttagtgtgtatATACATTAATTCTTAGGCAATTATattgaccggagggagtattacaaCTTCAAGATGTCTATTTGCAGCTACTCCTGGAAAAATTCTAACCTTTGATCTTTACATAAAAAGTGTTACACACAAAATGGCATCAACAATGTTGCAAGAGACACTTTAACGCTATCTGCTAAAAAAGATGGGGCTAGTTAGGACGCTAAGATCGCCCTAGTTTCATTGCAAATCGTTCTGACTAAATtgacaagttattatgattggagGTCATGGTTGACAAAGACTACTGAGCTTTATTTCTCCTTGTTAAGATTCACACGAACAAATCAAGACCTCATGTCTACACCAGCGTGTTCGTTTGAAATGTAACATTTTGATACAAAAATCACAATTTCTAATAGCTATAGAAATACCATTATTtataagaaaattaaataaaatacTGCTAATTTCATAGATATTGTTTGACTTGAACTTCAAGATGTCTATTTGCAGCTAGTGGGGAATTCTAGAACACATAAGGTAACTTCCTTTTGTTCAACAAACAAACCGAAACAAACTTTTGTTGCTATACTAGCAGCATCGGCTTCCATCAGAATGTGATAAACGTACCTGAATCCATCAGTATGTGCCAATTTGTTTTGTCCTGCATTCGTTAAGTTTGCATCATCTCCTTCAAACAATATTGTGGTATCAGCAGGAACCTCCACTTTTCTCTTCTTAAATGATGCGACAAATACCGCTACAAGACTTTTCAGTGGGCTTCCAGTAGGAAGATGAACCCTGTATATTGGTGTTCCTACGAAGAAGGCAACTGTGGCAACAATGAGGCACACTGATGAGATGGCAAATCCAAGAGACCAAGCAACATTTTGCTGTACCCATACAACAACAGTCCCGGAGAAGAAGACTCCAATGTTAATGGCCATGAAAAACCAACTAAAGAAAGCTTGCTTCTGTTTACTCTGTTCAACGTCTGAATCATCATATTGATCTGCTCCGAGGGGAAGCAAAGCTGATTTAACACCTCCAGTCCCAACAGAAATAAGGTATAGTGCTGCAAACAAGACAAAATACTGAAACCCTGTGGCAGGAGGGCATGAAGTTCCTTCACACGCCGCGGGTTGTAAAGAAGGAATAATTGTCGAGGCAGTAATGACGAGCATCCCCTATTTTGTTGATAAAATCGAGAAATTAAAAAACACACATAAATGACTAACATATCAGCTTAAAAAAGACAGCAAGTGAAGTCCAGAATGCGGGTACTCACAGTAAGATAGAAtattatggagataccgacggtcTTGTACTTTCCCCAGTATGTATCAGCGAGAAAGGCTCCAAGAACGGGCGTAAGGAATGTGGTGCCGTTCCATGTATCAACAGTTGCGGCGTTTGAAGCAGTAGTTCCATGAAGGACCGTTCCGAGATATACGATCAAGTTGAGGGCAATACCAGAGTAGGCAATGCTCTCCAAGAATTCAAATGCTGCAGCACGGAAGAGTGTTAatttgtttgcaagaaaaaagaaattttcaaaatatagTAGGCGTGTGTTTTTCGCATCCATGCGACTGGTGAAACATGAGGTGCTAACCCAAAATAATAGCAGGAGCCTTCCAGTTGTAGGGTTTGTTGCTTGATGCCGAGACCTGTATGCAAAgagagaagcatcattagagcatctccaggttTTTGGGGGGTGCCGGAGCCAAATTTCTGCCCAGCCCGCCCCAAACTTtagttttttaaaaatttaactaTGTAATTTCGCCTAGGTATGAACGACTTTCGTCTAATTTCGTTTGAATTTTCCTAAATCCGCCTATTTGTTCACATTTCAGCGAACTTTGAATTTACTTTGGGTGGGGGGCTGGAAAacatagcccccccccccccccccacccataTAAATCTGCTCGCCGGCGCCCCCATACGGCCGGCAAAACGGTTTTGCTGGAGGCCATATGGGGAGGccaggtggagatgctcttatcttaTATTATACAAGAAATGTATGGAGAAACAGATTAATCGATTTACTAGGCTATGTTATGACTAGTTTGGAGATAGCTAGTAAGTACCGAAGGTAAAAACTTTGCTGAAATTATGTGTCACTAGTTTGAAGCAGCAGATAGCAAGTGTGCAGAGGAGTAGCAAGCAGGAG from Lolium rigidum isolate FL_2022 chromosome 4, APGP_CSIRO_Lrig_0.1, whole genome shotgun sequence encodes the following:
- the LOC124706417 gene encoding protein NRT1/ PTR FAMILY 8.3-like isoform X2, which produces MDAESGETPLLFHQHNPNQVSASSNKPYNWKAPAIILAFEFLESIAYSGIALNLIVYLGTVLHGTTASNAATVDTWNGTTFLTPVLGAFLADTYWGKYKTVGISIIFYLTGMLVITASTIIPSLQPAACEGTSCPPATGFQYFVLFAALYLISVGTGGVKSALLPLGADQYDDSDVEQSKQKQAFFSWFFMAINIGVFFSGTVVVWVQQNVAWSLGFAISSVCLIVATVAFFVGTPIYRVHLPTGSPLKSLVAVFVASFKKRKVEVPADTTILFEGDDANLTNAGQNKLAHTDGFRCLDKAAVVVGEQEIKDSNLGRPWLLCTVTQVEEVKILVRMLPIWLTSVFYAASMCQTATTFIQQGMAMDTKIGSFSVPAASMNSASVIFMLIWVVFQDSIVIPIARRYTGNVAGLTQLQRMGVGRFLAVPALAAAALVEMWRLHSVRDGHNLSIAWQVPQFMLIACSDVFCGIAQLEFFYSEAPTSMRSLCSAFSFLAMSLGYYLNSMIISAIAVLSKSKGGQGWLPANLNDGHLDYYFWLWAGIGAVNFVVYTAFAKNYTVKKVGPRA
- the LOC124706417 gene encoding protein NRT1/ PTR FAMILY 8.3-like isoform X1 yields the protein MDAESGETPLLFHQHNPNQVQVSASSNKPYNWKAPAIILAFEFLESIAYSGIALNLIVYLGTVLHGTTASNAATVDTWNGTTFLTPVLGAFLADTYWGKYKTVGISIIFYLTGMLVITASTIIPSLQPAACEGTSCPPATGFQYFVLFAALYLISVGTGGVKSALLPLGADQYDDSDVEQSKQKQAFFSWFFMAINIGVFFSGTVVVWVQQNVAWSLGFAISSVCLIVATVAFFVGTPIYRVHLPTGSPLKSLVAVFVASFKKRKVEVPADTTILFEGDDANLTNAGQNKLAHTDGFRCLDKAAVVVGEQEIKDSNLGRPWLLCTVTQVEEVKILVRMLPIWLTSVFYAASMCQTATTFIQQGMAMDTKIGSFSVPAASMNSASVIFMLIWVVFQDSIVIPIARRYTGNVAGLTQLQRMGVGRFLAVPALAAAALVEMWRLHSVRDGHNLSIAWQVPQFMLIACSDVFCGIAQLEFFYSEAPTSMRSLCSAFSFLAMSLGYYLNSMIISAIAVLSKSKGGQGWLPANLNDGHLDYYFWLWAGIGAVNFVVYTAFAKNYTVKKVGPRA